Proteins from a genomic interval of Acidobacteriota bacterium:
- a CDS encoding CsgG/HfaB family protein, which produces MKGCQRLFLSATLVAIVFAGEPAIAQEATGGLRYTVTVTKFENQSGWHGHWDLGDAWDTVLTDMLNQTGKFIVLGETDMRAAALDEQDFAASGRTAGGKKAPVTGQMTPAQLLVKGAITHVQGDTGGGGGGIRVKGFNIGGGGGKGEVNATIYIVDSTTGQVLASKSVVGTHKRQNLGVGYNTGSWGAAFGGNKKDNVGLAVQDACAEAVDFMVEQLPNFSWTGSVVLTKNGKVYVNRGTREGVSVGQEFVVGEADILRDPDTGEVLDESMNEIARLTVSQVKEKISICDVTSGDASAVAKGMDVHLP; this is translated from the coding sequence ATGAAGGGATGTCAGAGGTTGTTCTTGTCCGCGACTCTAGTCGCCATCGTTTTTGCCGGGGAGCCCGCCATCGCCCAGGAAGCCACCGGCGGACTTCGTTACACGGTGACCGTCACCAAGTTCGAGAATCAGTCTGGCTGGCATGGCCACTGGGATCTGGGCGACGCCTGGGACACAGTCCTCACCGACATGCTCAACCAGACCGGCAAGTTCATCGTCCTCGGTGAGACCGACATGCGTGCTGCGGCTCTCGATGAACAGGACTTCGCAGCGTCCGGGCGCACGGCAGGAGGCAAAAAGGCACCTGTGACTGGACAGATGACACCCGCCCAGTTGCTTGTCAAGGGAGCCATCACTCACGTTCAGGGAGACACCGGTGGAGGCGGTGGTGGGATCCGCGTGAAAGGTTTCAACATCGGTGGCGGCGGCGGCAAGGGCGAGGTCAACGCGACAATCTACATCGTTGATTCGACGACCGGTCAGGTCCTGGCGTCAAAGAGCGTCGTCGGCACTCACAAGCGCCAGAACCTCGGCGTCGGATACAACACGGGCAGCTGGGGAGCAGCGTTTGGCGGAAACAAGAAGGACAACGTCGGGCTGGCGGTGCAAGACGCGTGCGCCGAAGCGGTGGACTTCATGGTCGAACAGCTGCCGAACTTCTCCTGGACTGGCTCGGTTGTACTCACGAAGAACGGAAAGGTCTACGTCAACCGCGGCACTCGTGAAGGTGTTTCTGTAGGGCAGGAGTTTGTCGTCGGCGAAGCCGATATTCTTCGTGATCCGGACACCGGCGAGGTGCTCGACGAGAGCATGAACGAGATTGCGCGCCTCACCGTCAGCCAGGTCAAGGAAAAGATCTCCATTTGCGACGTCACCTCGGGTGATGCATCTGCGGTGGCAAAGGGTATGGATGTTCATCTGCCCTGA